In Mangifera indica cultivar Alphonso chromosome 1, CATAS_Mindica_2.1, whole genome shotgun sequence, a single genomic region encodes these proteins:
- the LOC123196994 gene encoding heavy metal-associated isoprenylated plant protein 47-like: protein MKQKIVIKVQVRCKKCRAKAMETAAGADGVISVALEGENKDKVVVIGDGVDAADLTMELDRKLGHASLEIVEEMQEKKEQKDDKPPAPTPTPITYSFAETYQPQYEIHRIAYDPPPGRCIIM, encoded by the exons ATGAAG CAAAAGATAGTTATAAAGGTGCAAGTGAGATGTAAGAAATGCAGGGCCAAGGCCATGGAGACAGCCGCCGGAGCAGATG GTGTAATATCGGTGGCATTGGAAGGGGAAAACAAAGACAAAGTAGTGGTGATCGGAGATGGAGTTGATGCAGCAGACTTGACGATGGAATTGGATAGGAAGCTTGGCCATGCGAGCTTGGAAATAGTGGAAGAAATGCAGGAGAAAAAGGAGCAGAAAGATGACAAACCACCTGCTCCCACTCCAACTCCAATCACATATTCGTTTGCAGAAACTTATCAACCTCAGTATGAAATACATAGAATTGCTTATGATCCTCCGCCAGGCCGCTGCATCATCAtgtaa
- the LOC123197086 gene encoding heavy metal-associated isoprenylated plant protein 47-like: protein MKQRIAIKVDVIKCDNCRSKAMETASSMDGVISVRLEKRENIMVIGDGVNAAKLCKNLRKRLGFASLEILEDVKEETEDNYEANENPNTFASYTSSCEKCRDPDSCCCTIL, encoded by the exons ATGAAG CAAAGGATAGCGATCAAGGTGGACGTTATAAAATGTGACAACTGCAGGTCCAAGGCCATGGAGACAGCCTCCAGCATGGATG GTGTAATCTCAGTTAGAttggagaagagagaaaatataatggtGATTGGAGATGGAGTTAATGCAGCTAAATTGTGCAAGAACTTGAGAAAGAGACTTGGGTTTGCAAGCTTAGAAATTCTGGAGGATGTGAAAGAGGAAACTGAAGATAATTATGAGGCAAATGAAAATCCAAATACATTTGCATCATATACATCAAGTTGCGAAAAGTGTAGAGATCCTGACTCATGCTGTTGCACCATTCTTTGA